Proteins found in one Brevibacillus brevis genomic segment:
- a CDS encoding CGNR zinc finger domain-containing protein, with amino-acid sequence MDWLCIDFLNSDWRDWRGSGRWENRLENQEWLSSFLQTYKLTAPLPMDEEYAASLLQLRERLRRMLETVVHGDRFQEEDLVELNKVLALAPFHRQVLFVEEEGGYRQKQSSSTEGWPLVMAQIAASFAELLAPQHLERIKICDNEDCRWVFYDESRNRVRRWCDDKMCGNLMKVRRFRERKKEKG; translated from the coding sequence ATGGACTGGCTTTGTATCGATTTTTTAAATAGTGATTGGAGGGATTGGCGCGGTTCTGGTCGTTGGGAAAATCGTCTGGAGAACCAGGAATGGCTGTCATCCTTTTTGCAAACATACAAGCTAACCGCTCCGCTACCTATGGATGAGGAGTATGCCGCGTCTCTTTTGCAGTTGCGCGAACGTTTGAGACGTATGCTGGAAACCGTTGTGCATGGGGACCGATTCCAAGAGGAGGATCTTGTGGAATTGAACAAAGTATTGGCCCTCGCCCCATTTCATAGGCAGGTGTTGTTTGTAGAGGAGGAGGGCGGCTACAGGCAAAAGCAATCTAGCTCAACAGAGGGCTGGCCGCTCGTGATGGCACAAATTGCTGCTTCTTTCGCGGAGTTGCTTGCCCCACAGCATCTTGAGCGAATCAAAATATGTGACAACGAGGATTGCCGCTGGGTGTTTTATGATGAAAGCCGCAACCGGGTGCGCCGCTGGTGTGATGACAAAATGTGCGGAAACTTGATGAAGGTCCGCCGTTTTCGTGAACGGAAAAAGGAAAAAGGGTGA
- a CDS encoding inositol monophosphatase family protein, producing MNLQDVQFCEKLVRSVGKELLVEFEKGAPCHSKEAMAKRFEEVNAVVEARLKQSLSERFPTYEFSDAEFDLAAQEQPEFASPYWVMDAIDGAVHFLQNMPMWATSLCLIDGGRTVVSFVYDPCRDELFTAIDGGGAFLNGQKISTSAKSQLSECILGTLFASSEPMNHLVGKYTANSLTRVMPEAFAIRMQGAVSLHLAYVACGRLDGYWEYGEGVYDWLAGALLVQEAGGKITDTQGNDFCWKSSGIVAAGSSIYPKLVQLTPAS from the coding sequence ATGAATCTACAAGATGTGCAATTTTGCGAAAAACTGGTAAGAAGTGTTGGAAAGGAGCTGCTAGTGGAATTTGAAAAAGGCGCGCCCTGCCACAGCAAGGAAGCAATGGCTAAACGCTTTGAAGAGGTAAATGCCGTGGTTGAAGCTCGATTGAAGCAATCATTATCCGAGCGTTTTCCCACCTATGAATTCTCTGACGCGGAATTCGATCTGGCTGCACAGGAACAGCCTGAATTCGCAAGTCCTTACTGGGTGATGGATGCAATCGATGGAGCAGTTCATTTTCTGCAAAATATGCCGATGTGGGCTACTTCCCTCTGCCTGATTGACGGAGGACGCACGGTTGTTTCTTTTGTCTATGATCCATGCCGTGATGAACTGTTTACAGCAATTGACGGGGGTGGAGCTTTTCTAAACGGACAAAAAATCAGTACCTCAGCCAAATCGCAGCTGAGTGAGTGCATTTTAGGTACACTCTTTGCTTCCTCCGAGCCAATGAACCACTTGGTCGGTAAGTATACAGCAAATTCCTTGACAAGAGTCATGCCAGAGGCTTTTGCCATCCGCATGCAAGGCGCAGTATCACTCCATCTGGCCTATGTGGCATGCGGGCGACTCGACGGTTACTGGGAATATGGTGAAGGGGTGTATGATTGGCTGGCTGGTGCACTTTTGGTTCAGGAAGCCGGAGGCAAAATTACGGATACACAAGGAAACGATTTTTGCTGGAAAAGCTCAGGCATCGTAGCAGCAGGTTCGTCCATCTACCCTAAGCTGGTCCAATTGACCCCAGCTTCATAA
- a CDS encoding alpha/beta fold hydrolase, with the protein MSQTRKKWLQALVLVTLGAICLAIWYLQPYQPDQAALTAMQGGEGITVMDTNDWIIFQGGESREPGLILYPGALVKPESYAPIARALAGYGYHVFLARMPLNLAVSDMTRATQVLKAYPNKTFVIGGHSLGGTMAAEFAANHPDRINGVFLLGAYPNSQGNLKKVNLPVLSLLGSRDGVINMEKFLESKQYLPERTVYMSIEGGNHSQFGSYGSQEGDKPAAITPQEQWQQTVAAIKDWLLNDVMMMNVE; encoded by the coding sequence ATGAGTCAAACACGCAAAAAATGGTTACAGGCACTGGTATTGGTGACACTAGGGGCGATTTGTCTGGCTATATGGTATTTGCAGCCATATCAGCCCGATCAGGCAGCGTTAACGGCCATGCAAGGCGGTGAAGGGATTACGGTCATGGATACGAATGACTGGATTATCTTCCAAGGCGGGGAATCACGCGAACCGGGACTCATCTTATATCCGGGAGCACTGGTCAAACCGGAGAGCTATGCTCCGATTGCCCGTGCCTTGGCAGGCTACGGCTACCATGTTTTTCTCGCGCGAATGCCGCTGAATTTGGCCGTAAGCGATATGACGCGAGCCACACAAGTATTGAAGGCCTACCCAAATAAAACGTTTGTCATCGGTGGACATTCGCTCGGTGGTACCATGGCGGCTGAATTCGCAGCTAACCATCCGGACCGAATCAACGGTGTGTTTTTACTGGGAGCGTATCCGAACAGTCAGGGGAACTTGAAGAAGGTGAATTTGCCGGTGCTGTCTTTACTCGGATCTCGCGATGGAGTGATTAATATGGAAAAGTTTTTGGAGAGCAAGCAATATTTGCCGGAGCGTACGGTGTACATGTCCATAGAAGGGGGAAACCACTCCCAGTTCGGAAGCTATGGATCGCAGGAGGGCGACAAGCCCGCTGCCATTACTCCTCAGGAGCAGTGGCAGCAAACGGTGGCAGCAATCAAGGATTGGCTGCTTAATGATGTCATGATGATGAACGTGGAATAA
- a CDS encoding ImmA/IrrE family metallo-endopeptidase has protein sequence MLHSLLQEICEPQTWLESRVYLLLQHHGIDSPEQIDLHLLCETYGIEVHRICGRSRAHAHPFSPGRYIIAVDERLDLATQRVKIAHELGHLLLHEGIQPQSSEWMIDWQESQANHFAEHLLLPIYMMSPLLADCSRYNAPAMLAQRFQVPMPLARARFERILSRMYAKGFPVYG, from the coding sequence ATGCTTCACTCCCTTTTGCAAGAAATCTGCGAACCGCAAACATGGCTCGAGAGTCGCGTGTACTTATTGCTTCAGCATCACGGCATCGATTCGCCTGAACAAATCGATCTGCATCTGCTGTGCGAGACGTACGGCATCGAGGTCCATCGTATTTGCGGCAGGAGTCGTGCACACGCGCATCCGTTTTCGCCAGGACGTTATATCATTGCGGTGGACGAGCGACTTGATCTGGCTACCCAGCGGGTAAAAATCGCGCACGAACTCGGACATTTGCTCCTTCATGAAGGCATTCAGCCCCAGAGCAGCGAATGGATGATTGACTGGCAAGAATCGCAGGCGAATCATTTTGCCGAGCATTTGCTGCTACCCATTTACATGATGAGCCCCCTTTTGGCCGATTGCTCGCGATACAACGCACCAGCTATGTTGGCTCAGCGCTTTCAGGTGCCGATGCCTCTTGCCCGTGCCCGTTTTGAGCGCATACTTAGCCGTATGTATGCCAAAGGTTTTCCCGTCTATGGGTAA